A window from Setaria italica strain Yugu1 chromosome VIII, Setaria_italica_v2.0, whole genome shotgun sequence encodes these proteins:
- the LOC101758056 gene encoding heavy metal-associated isoprenylated plant protein 9 produces MGEEVKKVEEAMVEEPKKEEAPAAVPEAEKKEEAAAAEGGEKKKEEAAKEPPPPPPPCILGIDLHCTGCANKIKRCLLRCKGVERVEVNMAQNQVMVKGIVDLQGICERLRKRTMRNATVISPPPPPPAEADAAAALKEEPVVVHSQVSEVTTVELFVNMHCEACAQQLQKKILKMRGVKSADANSGAGKLTVTGTMSADRLVQYIHRRTGKLATVVPPPPPPEPPKEEEPKKEDGDKKPEEPPAEGANNKEEQEKPSAEDAAEKKAAQGEKKEDGNAKPEDGAKKKEGGGDEEKAKPELLAVDGFPPEEMMKRMMYWPYSHKHYYNPQVDEEAMMARRVSMVHPYAMSMMQWAPPPPTPPPPAPVAAPPTMYQYYNYGMVEQPAPAPQYFSDENPNACVIS; encoded by the exons ATGGGAGAGGAAGTTAAAAAG GTGGAGGAGGCAATGGTGGAGGAGCCGAAGAAGGAAGAAGCTCCAGCGGCTGTGCCGGAagcagagaagaaggaagaggcggctgcagcagaaggtggggagaagaagaaagaggaggcagCCAAggagccaccgccgccacctcctccatgCATCCTCGGCATCGACCTGCATTGCACCGGTTGTGCCAACAAAATCAAGAGATGCCTCCTCAGATGCAAAG GAGTGGAAAGGGTGGAGGTGAACATGGCGCAGAACCAGGTGATGGTGAAGGGCATCGTAGATCTGCAGGGCATCTGCGAGCGCCTCCGCAAGAGGACCATGCGCAACGCCACCGTCATAtccccgccacctcctcctcccgcagAGGCCGACGCAGCAGCCGCCCTTAAGGAGGAACCGGTCGTCGTTCATTCGCAGGTGAGCGAGGTGACGACGGTGGAGCTCTTCGTCAACATGCACTGTGAGGCCTGCGCGCAGCAATTGCAGAAGAAGATCCTCAAGATGAGAGGCGTCAAGAGCGCAGACGCTAACTCCGGTGCCGGCAAGCTCACCGTTACCGGCACCATGTCAGCCGATAGGCTCGTCCAGTACATCCACCGACGCACCGGCAAGCTCGCCACTGTCGtgcccccgccaccgcctcctgaGCCCCCAAAGGAGGAGGAGCCAAAGAAGGAGGACGGCGACAAGAAGCCCGAGGAACCGCCCGCAGAGGGCGCCAACAACAAGGAGGAACAGGAGAAACCATCGGCGGAAGACGCCGCCGAGAAGAAAGCCGCCcagggagaaaagaaagaagacggGAACGCCAAGCCGGAGGATGGTGCTAAGAagaaggaaggcggcggcgatgaggagAAGGCAAAGCCTGAGCTGCTGGCCGTGGACGGGTTTCCGCCGGAGGAGATGATGAAACGGATGATGTACTGGCCGTACTCACACAAGCACTACTACAACCCTCAGGTAGACGAAGAGGCTATGATGGCAAGGAGGGTGTCCATGGTGCACCCCTACGCCATGTCCATGATGCAGTGggcgcctccgcctccaacgccgccgccacccgcaccAGTGGCGGCTCCTCCGACTATGTACCAGTACTACAACTACGGCATGGTGGAGCAGCCAGCACCGGCGCCGCAGTACTTCAGCGACGAGAACCCTAACGCATGTGTCATCTCATAG